A stretch of Pseudomonas sp. LRP2-20 DNA encodes these proteins:
- the gbcA gene encoding glycine-betaine demethylase subunit GbcA, with protein MDVTATLSLGDPLEPARKATAEMLQTRERTYSLPQPFYTDERLFQIDMEEIFQKEWLIAGMTCEIPAKGNYITLQIGKNPILVVRGAEGKVHAFHNVCRHRGSRLCVSDKGKVAKLVCHYHQWTYELDGRLLFAGTEMGDDFDMKEYGLKPVNVKVAGGYIFISLAENPPAIDEFLATLEHYMEPYDMENTKVAVQTTLMEKANWKLVLENNRECYHCSGSHPELLQTLLEWDDTNDPRADQAFKDHVAASAAAWEAEKIPYLHKSHGLRNRIVRMPLLKGTVSMTMDGKQACQKLMGRIKNPDLGSMRILHLPHSWNHCMGDHMIVFTVWPISAQETMVTTKWLVHKDAVEGVDYNPEHMRKVWDATNDQDRRLAEENQRGINSTAYQPGPYSKTYEFGVVNFIDWYSQRVLENLGAEPAPYLKEVKAQ; from the coding sequence ATGGACGTCACCGCAACCCTGAGCCTGGGCGATCCACTGGAACCTGCACGCAAGGCCACCGCCGAGATGCTGCAGACCCGCGAGCGCACCTACTCGCTGCCCCAGCCGTTCTACACCGACGAGCGTCTGTTCCAGATCGACATGGAGGAGATCTTCCAGAAGGAATGGCTGATCGCCGGCATGACCTGCGAGATCCCGGCCAAGGGCAACTACATCACCCTGCAGATCGGCAAGAACCCGATCCTGGTGGTGCGTGGCGCTGAAGGCAAGGTGCACGCCTTCCACAACGTCTGCCGCCACCGCGGTTCGCGCCTGTGTGTCAGCGATAAAGGCAAGGTGGCCAAGCTGGTCTGCCACTACCACCAGTGGACCTACGAGCTGGACGGCCGCCTGCTGTTCGCGGGCACCGAAATGGGCGACGACTTCGACATGAAGGAGTACGGCCTCAAGCCTGTGAACGTGAAAGTCGCCGGCGGCTACATCTTCATCAGCCTGGCGGAAAACCCACCTGCCATCGACGAGTTCCTGGCCACCCTGGAACACTACATGGAACCGTACGACATGGAGAACACCAAGGTGGCGGTGCAGACCACCTTGATGGAAAAGGCCAACTGGAAGCTGGTACTGGAAAACAACCGCGAGTGCTACCACTGCTCCGGTTCGCACCCAGAACTGCTGCAAACCCTGCTGGAGTGGGACGACACCAACGACCCGCGCGCCGACCAGGCCTTCAAGGACCACGTGGCTGCCTCCGCTGCCGCCTGGGAAGCCGAGAAGATCCCGTACCTGCACAAGAGCCACGGCCTGCGTAACCGCATCGTGCGCATGCCGCTGCTCAAGGGCACCGTGTCGATGACCATGGACGGCAAGCAGGCCTGCCAGAAGCTGATGGGCCGCATCAAGAACCCGGACCTCGGCTCGATGCGCATCCTGCACCTGCCGCACTCGTGGAACCACTGCATGGGCGACCACATGATCGTGTTCACCGTGTGGCCGATCAGCGCCCAGGAGACCATGGTCACCACCAAATGGCTGGTGCACAAGGATGCCGTGGAAGGTGTGGACTACAACCCTGAGCACATGCGCAAGGTGTGGGATGCCACCAACGACCAGGACCGTCGCCTGGCCGAAGAGAACCAGCGCGGGATCAACTCCACTGCCTATCAACCAGGCCCTTACTCCAAGACCTACGAGTTCGGGGTGGTGAACTTCATCGACTGGTACAGCCAGCGTGTGCTGGAGAACCTGGGCGCAGAGCCGGCGCCCTACCTGAAGGAAGTAAAGGCGCAGTAA
- a CDS encoding IS256 family transposase → MPTKKKPLRDLPKIPKELLEQFGEGLMTAEAIEDASAAFKKALIERALHAELGHHLGYPPGAQRPEDETNQRNGKSGKTVLTGDGPLRLDIPRDRDGSFSPILIPKHERRYTGFDDKIIAMYARGMTVREIRAFLSEQYGTDVSPDFISSVTDEVMDEIGAWQQRPLEPMYPVIFFDALRVKIREEGLVRNKAIYLALGVLPDGTRDILGIWIENTEGAKFWMKVFNDLKTRGVEDVLIAVTDGLKGMPEALSAVFPETTLQTCIVHLIRNSLDYAAWDKRRALAKELKPIYQAINAEAAEQALDEFESGPWGEKYPTVVAAWRRAWDRVIPFFVFPPAIRKVIYTTNAIESINAQLRKVIKTRGHFPNDDAATKLIWLGLRNITANWGKPAHDWKSAMNQFAILYGDRFIRPTW, encoded by the coding sequence ATGCCAACCAAAAAGAAACCCCTGCGTGACCTGCCCAAAATCCCCAAGGAGCTGCTGGAGCAGTTCGGTGAGGGCCTGATGACCGCAGAAGCTATCGAGGATGCCTCTGCGGCGTTCAAGAAGGCCTTGATCGAACGCGCTCTGCATGCCGAGCTTGGCCACCACCTGGGTTATCCGCCGGGCGCGCAGCGCCCGGAGGATGAAACCAACCAGCGCAACGGCAAAAGCGGCAAGACAGTGCTAACCGGCGATGGGCCTCTGCGCTTGGATATCCCTCGCGACCGTGACGGCAGCTTCTCGCCCATCCTGATCCCCAAACATGAGCGCCGTTACACTGGCTTCGACGACAAGATCATCGCCATGTACGCCCGTGGAATGACAGTCAGAGAGATCCGGGCCTTCCTGTCCGAGCAGTATGGAACCGACGTTTCACCCGACTTCATCAGCTCTGTGACAGACGAGGTCATGGACGAAATTGGCGCGTGGCAACAGCGGCCATTGGAGCCGATGTACCCGGTCATTTTCTTTGATGCGCTGCGGGTGAAGATTCGCGAAGAAGGCCTGGTGCGCAACAAGGCCATTTACTTGGCTTTGGGCGTTCTACCCGACGGGACGCGCGACATCCTGGGCATCTGGATCGAGAACACTGAGGGTGCGAAGTTCTGGATGAAGGTGTTCAACGATCTCAAGACACGTGGCGTCGAGGACGTGCTGATTGCCGTGACCGATGGCCTTAAAGGCATGCCAGAAGCCCTCAGCGCCGTGTTTCCAGAGACGACATTGCAGACGTGCATCGTGCATCTGATCCGCAACAGCCTGGACTACGCGGCCTGGGACAAACGGCGCGCACTGGCCAAGGAACTGAAACCGATTTACCAAGCCATCAATGCCGAAGCGGCTGAGCAAGCACTCGATGAGTTTGAGAGCGGGCCGTGGGGTGAGAAATATCCAACGGTGGTGGCTGCCTGGAGACGCGCCTGGGATCGCGTGATTCCATTCTTTGTCTTTCCGCCCGCCATCCGGAAGGTGATCTATACCACCAACGCGATCGAGAGCATCAACGCCCAGCTACGCAAGGTCATCAAGACCCGAGGGCATTTCCCGAATGATGACGCAGCGACCAAACTGATTTGGCTGGGATTGCGCAACATAACAGCCAATTGGGGAAAACCGGCCCATGATTGGAAAAGCGCGATGAATCAATTTGCGATTCTGTACGGAGATCGGTTCATCAGGCCAACCTGGTGA
- a CDS encoding electron transfer flavoprotein subunit beta, with the protein MSTKVISLVSIGAHPSSGRARRAEQDARAVELGLQLAGDNLQVVHAGDPREEALRAYLGMGLDHLDVLEQPAGADVLGVLGDYLRDAGAQLVLTGSQAETGEGSGMLPFLLAEKLGWPLVVGLAEVESIDNGTAQVLQALPRGQRRRLKVRLPLLATVDNAAPKPRQSAFGPARRGVLAARNVAIVEDELLADAELQPARPRPKRLKVIKAKSGADRMKAATAKASGGGGKVLKDVSPQEGAEAILKLLVEEGVLR; encoded by the coding sequence ATGAGTACGAAAGTGATCAGCCTGGTTTCCATCGGTGCCCACCCCAGCTCTGGCCGCGCCCGCCGCGCCGAGCAGGATGCCCGCGCGGTGGAGTTGGGTTTGCAGCTGGCTGGGGATAACTTGCAGGTGGTGCATGCCGGCGACCCTCGGGAAGAAGCCTTGCGCGCCTACCTGGGCATGGGCCTGGACCATCTGGATGTACTTGAGCAGCCAGCTGGGGCCGATGTACTGGGTGTGCTGGGTGATTACCTGCGCGATGCTGGCGCCCAGTTGGTGCTGACTGGCAGCCAGGCTGAAACCGGTGAAGGGTCGGGCATGCTGCCATTCCTGCTGGCCGAGAAGCTCGGCTGGCCGTTGGTGGTGGGGCTGGCCGAAGTGGAGTCGATCGACAACGGTACTGCCCAGGTACTGCAAGCGCTGCCACGTGGTCAGCGGCGCCGGCTGAAGGTACGCCTGCCGCTGCTGGCGACTGTGGATAACGCCGCGCCAAAGCCGCGCCAGAGCGCATTTGGCCCGGCTCGCCGGGGTGTGCTGGCGGCGCGCAATGTGGCGATCGTCGAGGATGAACTGCTGGCGGATGCCGAGCTGCAGCCGGCACGGCCACGGCCCAAGCGGCTCAAGGTGATCAAGGCCAAAAGCGGTGCGGACCGGATGAAGGCGGCCACGGCCAAGGCCAGTGGCGGTGGTGGCAAGGTGCTGAAGGATGTTTCTCCACAGGAAGGCGCCGAAGCCATCCTGAAGCTGCTGGTGGAAGAGGGCGTACTGCGCTGA
- a CDS encoding electron transfer flavoprotein subunit alpha/FixB family protein, with protein sequence MSDIIRRDPRAEWIARNRLHPLHAAMQTQQTRWMGPNGLVRKNPHAIAAGFIGPAGLKRIDRSGAQQGTGVGGRRTAAAEVQLPLHQVPAPAFYIAVVPDMVGGRLSSHDRDLLGLAHGLAGSDGAVLAVVFGEHKESNFSTAGVDRLLILEGEEFEGYAPEQLVQGLRAVDNQFTPRHWLLPDSRTGGGELGRRLGASLGERPATRVWQVKDGQCIGRAGAGQQDLQRAVPRLILGAAECAEPVSETRHEALPVELSTSVVRSLSRIEDLGSVAVDPATIAMAEAEFIVSGGNGVKDWDLYHQATAALGATEGASRVAVDDGFMPRNRQVGATGTWVTARVYVAVGISGAIQHLQGIGACDKVVAINMDPGCDMIKRADLSVIGDSSAILKALIEAVDNFRSGGQRDAA encoded by the coding sequence ATGAGCGATATTATCCGCCGCGATCCACGCGCCGAGTGGATCGCCCGTAACCGTCTGCATCCGCTGCACGCGGCGATGCAGACGCAACAGACCCGCTGGATGGGGCCCAACGGCCTGGTCCGCAAGAACCCCCATGCCATCGCCGCAGGCTTCATCGGCCCGGCCGGACTCAAGCGCATCGACCGCAGCGGCGCCCAGCAGGGCACCGGTGTCGGCGGGCGGCGTACGGCGGCGGCCGAAGTGCAGCTGCCGCTGCACCAGGTGCCAGCACCGGCGTTCTACATCGCTGTGGTACCGGACATGGTCGGCGGCCGCCTGAGCAGCCACGACCGCGACCTGCTGGGCCTGGCCCACGGCCTGGCCGGCAGCGACGGTGCAGTGCTGGCGGTGGTGTTCGGCGAACACAAGGAAAGCAACTTTTCCACTGCCGGTGTCGATCGCTTGCTGATCCTCGAAGGCGAGGAATTCGAAGGTTATGCACCGGAGCAACTGGTGCAGGGCCTGCGCGCTGTGGATAACCAGTTCACCCCACGCCACTGGCTGCTGCCAGACAGCCGAACCGGTGGCGGCGAACTGGGCCGTCGCCTCGGTGCGTCCCTCGGCGAACGCCCGGCGACACGGGTCTGGCAGGTCAAGGACGGCCAGTGCATCGGCCGCGCCGGTGCCGGCCAGCAAGACCTGCAACGCGCCGTGCCACGCCTGATCCTGGGTGCGGCGGAGTGTGCCGAGCCGGTCAGCGAAACCCGTCACGAAGCGCTGCCGGTGGAGTTGTCCACAAGCGTGGTGCGCAGCTTGTCGCGCATCGAGGACCTCGGTTCGGTGGCCGTCGACCCGGCAACCATCGCCATGGCCGAAGCCGAGTTCATCGTCTCTGGCGGTAACGGCGTCAAGGACTGGGACCTTTATCACCAGGCTACTGCTGCCCTCGGCGCCACCGAAGGCGCCTCGCGGGTGGCGGTGGACGACGGCTTCATGCCGCGCAACCGCCAGGTCGGTGCTACCGGTACCTGGGTCACGGCACGGGTCTACGTGGCTGTCGGTATCTCCGGCGCGATCCAGCACCTGCAGGGCATCGGCGCCTGCGACAAGGTGGTGGCGATCAACATGGACCCGGGCTGCGACATGATCAAACGGGCCGACCTGTCGGTGATTGGCGACAGTTCGGCGATTCTGAAGGCACTGATCGAGGCTGTGGACAACTTCCGCAGCGGCGGCCAGCGCGACGCGGCATAA
- the dgcB gene encoding dimethylglycine demethylation protein DgcB codes for MLNTLLPILLFAALGLAVLGALRRVRMWRRGRPSKVNLIGGLLAMPRRYLVDLHHVVERDKYMSKTHVATAGGFVLSAALAILVHGFGLQSKILGYALLVATVIMFTGAIFVFKRRLNPPSRLSKGPWMRLPKSLLVFAASFFIATLPVAGILPANTGGWVMVGILGLGVLWGVSELFFGMTWGGPMKHAFAGALHLAWHRRAERFGGGRSTGLKPLDLEDRNAPLGVEKPVDFTWNQLLGFDACVQCGKCEAMCPAFAAGQPLNPKKLIQDMVIGLAGGTDAQFAGSPYPGKPIGEHGGNPHQPIVNGLVDAETLWSCTTCRACVEECPMMIEHVDAIVDMRRHLTLEKGATPNKGAEVLENLIATDNPGGFAPGGRMNWAADLSLKLLSEVKTTEVLFWVGDGAFDMRNQRTLRSFVKVLKASGVDFAVLGLEERDSGDVARRLGDEATFQQLAKRNIQTLAKYKFQRIVTCDPHSFHVLKNEYGALGGDYEVLHHSTYIAELIEAKKLNLGQHKGGSVTYHDPCYLGRYNGEYEAPRAVLKALGIEVREMERSGFRSRCCGGGGGAPITDIPGKQRIPDMRMDDIRETKAELVAVGCPQCTAMLEGVVEPRPQIKDLAELVADVLIEEETPAAPKSPTVKREPAEVH; via the coding sequence ATGTTGAACACCCTTCTACCCATCCTGCTGTTCGCTGCCCTTGGCCTGGCAGTGCTCGGCGCCCTGCGCCGGGTGCGCATGTGGCGGCGTGGCCGGCCGTCCAAGGTCAACCTGATCGGCGGCCTGCTGGCCATGCCGCGGCGCTACCTGGTCGACCTGCACCACGTGGTCGAGCGCGACAAGTACATGTCCAAGACCCACGTGGCCACCGCTGGCGGCTTCGTGCTGTCGGCCGCGCTGGCGATCCTGGTGCACGGTTTCGGCTTGCAGAGCAAGATTCTCGGCTACGCACTGCTGGTCGCCACGGTGATCATGTTCACCGGGGCCATCTTTGTCTTCAAACGCCGCCTGAACCCGCCTTCGCGCCTGTCCAAGGGCCCTTGGATGCGCCTGCCGAAGAGCCTGCTGGTGTTCGCCGCCAGTTTCTTCATCGCCACTTTGCCGGTCGCTGGCATCCTGCCGGCCAACACGGGCGGCTGGGTGATGGTCGGCATTCTCGGCCTGGGTGTGCTGTGGGGCGTGTCGGAGCTGTTCTTCGGCATGACCTGGGGCGGCCCGATGAAACACGCCTTCGCCGGCGCCCTGCACCTGGCCTGGCACCGCCGCGCCGAACGCTTTGGCGGCGGCCGCTCCACCGGCCTCAAGCCGCTGGACCTGGAAGACCGTAACGCGCCATTGGGCGTGGAAAAACCGGTGGACTTCACCTGGAACCAGCTGCTCGGCTTTGACGCCTGCGTGCAGTGCGGTAAATGTGAAGCCATGTGCCCGGCATTCGCCGCGGGCCAGCCGCTGAACCCGAAAAAACTCATCCAGGACATGGTCATCGGCCTGGCCGGTGGCACCGATGCACAATTCGCTGGCAGCCCGTACCCGGGCAAACCGATCGGTGAACACGGCGGCAACCCGCACCAGCCGATCGTCAACGGCCTGGTCGATGCCGAGACGCTGTGGTCATGCACCACCTGCCGTGCCTGCGTCGAGGAGTGCCCGATGATGATCGAGCATGTCGATGCCATCGTCGACATGCGCCGCCACCTCACGCTGGAGAAGGGTGCGACCCCGAACAAGGGCGCCGAAGTACTGGAAAACCTGATCGCCACCGACAACCCGGGCGGCTTCGCCCCGGGCGGGCGGATGAACTGGGCGGCCGACCTCAGCCTCAAACTGCTGTCGGAGGTGAAAACCACCGAAGTGCTGTTCTGGGTCGGTGACGGTGCCTTCGACATGCGCAACCAGCGCACCCTGCGTTCGTTCGTCAAAGTGCTCAAGGCCTCCGGCGTGGACTTCGCCGTGCTCGGCCTCGAAGAGCGTGACAGCGGTGACGTGGCGCGCCGCCTGGGCGATGAAGCGACCTTCCAGCAACTGGCCAAGCGCAACATCCAGACCCTGGCCAAGTACAAGTTCCAGCGCATCGTCACCTGCGACCCGCACAGCTTCCATGTACTGAAGAACGAGTACGGAGCGCTGGGCGGCGACTATGAAGTGCTGCACCACAGCACCTACATTGCCGAACTGATCGAAGCGAAAAAGCTCAATCTTGGCCAGCACAAGGGCGGCAGCGTCACCTACCACGACCCGTGCTACCTGGGCCGCTACAACGGTGAGTACGAAGCCCCGCGTGCGGTGCTCAAGGCGCTGGGTATCGAAGTGCGCGAAATGGAGCGCTCGGGCTTCCGCTCCCGTTGCTGCGGTGGTGGTGGCGGTGCGCCGATCACCGACATCCCCGGCAAGCAGCGGATCCCGGACATGCGCATGGACGATATCCGCGAAACCAAGGCCGAGCTGGTGGCCGTGGGTTGCCCGCAGTGCACCGCGATGCTCGAAGGCGTGGTCGAACCGCGCCCACAGATCAAGGACCTCGCCGAGCTGGTGGCTGATGTGCTGATCGAAGAGGAAACTCCCGCGGCCCCAAAGTCGCCAACGGTTAAACGCGAACCTGCGGAGGTCCATTGA
- the dgcA gene encoding dimethylglycine demethylation protein DgcA has product MAFEAMFQPIQIGKLTIRNRVLSTAHAEVYATDGGMTTDRYVKYYEEKAKGGIGLAICGGSSVVAIDSPQEWWSSVNLSTDRIIPHFQNLADAMHKHGAKIMIQITHMGRRSRWDGFNWPTLMSPSGIREPVHRATCKTIEVEEIWRVIGNYAQAARRAKEGGLDGVELSAVHQHMIDQFWSPRVNKRTDEWGGTFEGRMKFGLEVLKAVRAEVGDDFCVGMRICGDEFHPDGLSHEDMKQIAAYYDATGMIDFIGVVGSGCDTHNTLANVIPNMSYPPEPFLHLAAGIKEVVKVPVLHAQNIKDPNQATRILEGGYVDMVGMTRAHIADPHLIAKIKMGQVDQIKQCVGANYCIDRQYQGLDVLCIQNAATSREYMGVPHIIEKTTGPKRKVVIVGAGPAGMEAARVAAERGHDVTVFEKKEQIGGQITIAAKAPQRDQIAGITRWYQLEFARLKIDLRLGTAADVATIQDLRPDIIVLAVGGHSFLEQNEHWGAAEGLVVSSWDVLDGKVAPGKNVLVYDTICEFTGMSVADFIADKGSQVEIVTDDIKPGVAMGGTTFPTYYRSMYPKEVIMTGDMMLEKVYREGDKLVAVLENEYTGAKEERVVDQVVVENGVRPDEQLYYALKEGSRNKGQIDVEALFAIKPQPILSQPGEGYLLYRIGDCVAQRNVHAAIYDALRLCKDF; this is encoded by the coding sequence ATGGCATTCGAAGCAATGTTCCAGCCGATCCAGATCGGCAAACTGACCATCCGCAACCGCGTGCTCAGCACCGCGCACGCCGAGGTCTACGCCACTGACGGCGGCATGACCACCGACCGCTACGTGAAGTACTACGAAGAGAAGGCCAAGGGCGGCATCGGCCTGGCGATCTGCGGCGGCTCCTCTGTCGTCGCCATCGACAGCCCGCAGGAATGGTGGTCGTCGGTCAACCTGTCGACCGACCGCATCATCCCGCACTTCCAGAACCTGGCTGACGCCATGCACAAGCATGGCGCCAAGATCATGATCCAGATTACCCACATGGGCCGTCGCTCGCGCTGGGACGGCTTCAACTGGCCGACCCTGATGTCGCCGTCGGGTATCCGTGAACCGGTGCACCGCGCTACCTGCAAGACCATCGAGGTCGAAGAGATCTGGCGCGTGATCGGCAACTACGCACAGGCTGCGCGTCGTGCCAAAGAGGGCGGCCTGGACGGCGTGGAATTGTCGGCTGTGCACCAGCACATGATCGACCAGTTCTGGAGCCCGCGGGTCAACAAGCGCACCGACGAATGGGGCGGCACCTTCGAGGGCCGCATGAAGTTCGGCCTGGAAGTGCTCAAGGCTGTGCGTGCCGAAGTTGGCGACGACTTCTGCGTGGGCATGCGCATCTGCGGTGACGAATTCCACCCCGATGGCCTCAGCCACGAGGACATGAAGCAGATCGCCGCCTACTACGACGCCACCGGCATGATCGACTTCATCGGCGTGGTCGGCTCGGGTTGCGACACCCACAACACCCTGGCCAACGTCATCCCCAACATGAGCTACCCGCCGGAGCCGTTCCTGCACCTGGCGGCCGGCATCAAGGAAGTGGTCAAGGTTCCGGTGCTGCACGCGCAGAACATCAAGGACCCGAACCAGGCTACGCGCATTCTGGAAGGCGGTTACGTGGACATGGTCGGCATGACCCGCGCGCACATCGCCGACCCGCACCTGATCGCCAAGATCAAGATGGGCCAGGTCGACCAGATCAAGCAGTGCGTTGGCGCCAACTACTGCATCGACCGCCAGTACCAGGGCCTGGATGTGCTGTGCATCCAGAACGCTGCGACCTCCCGTGAATACATGGGGGTGCCGCACATCATCGAGAAGACCACCGGGCCCAAGCGCAAGGTCGTCATCGTCGGTGCCGGCCCTGCCGGCATGGAAGCAGCCCGCGTGGCGGCCGAGCGCGGCCACGACGTGACCGTGTTCGAGAAGAAGGAGCAGATCGGCGGGCAGATCACCATCGCCGCCAAGGCGCCGCAGCGCGACCAGATCGCCGGTATCACCCGCTGGTACCAGCTGGAGTTCGCCCGCCTGAAGATCGACCTGCGCCTGGGCACCGCCGCTGACGTGGCGACCATCCAGGACCTGCGCCCGGACATCATCGTGCTGGCCGTGGGTGGGCATTCGTTCCTGGAGCAGAACGAGCACTGGGGCGCCGCCGAAGGGCTGGTGGTCAGCAGCTGGGATGTGCTCGACGGCAAGGTCGCGCCGGGCAAGAACGTGCTGGTGTACGACACCATCTGCGAATTCACCGGCATGTCGGTGGCCGACTTCATCGCCGACAAGGGCAGCCAGGTCGAGATCGTCACTGACGACATCAAGCCGGGCGTGGCCATGGGCGGTACCACCTTCCCGACCTACTACCGCAGCATGTACCCGAAAGAAGTGATCATGACCGGCGACATGATGCTGGAAAAGGTCTACCGCGAGGGCGACAAGCTGGTGGCGGTGCTCGAGAACGAGTACACCGGCGCCAAGGAAGAACGCGTGGTCGACCAGGTGGTGGTGGAAAACGGCGTGCGTCCTGACGAGCAGCTGTACTACGCGCTGAAGGAAGGTTCGCGCAACAAGGGCCAGATCGATGTGGAGGCGCTGTTCGCCATCAAGCCACAGCCGATCCTCAGCCAGCCGGGCGAGGGCTACCTGCTGTACCGCATCGGTGACTGCGTGGCCCAGCGCAACGTGCATGCGGCGATCTACGACGCCTTGCGCCTGTGCAAGGACTTCTGA
- a CDS encoding DUF5943 domain-containing protein gives MAKIAPQLPIEVDSETGVWTSDALPMLYVPRHFFVNNHIGIEEVLGADAYAEILYKAGYKSAWHWCEKEAECHGLEGVAVFEHYMKRLSQRGWGLFEIQDIDLDKGTCSVKLKHSAFVYVYGKCGRKVDYMFTGWFAGAMDQILAARGSKIRTVAEQVYGGSEEGHEDGLFVTKPL, from the coding sequence ATGGCCAAGATCGCCCCGCAATTGCCAATCGAAGTCGACAGCGAGACCGGTGTCTGGACCAGCGACGCCCTGCCGATGCTGTATGTGCCGCGCCATTTCTTCGTCAACAACCACATCGGCATCGAGGAAGTGCTGGGCGCCGACGCCTATGCCGAGATCCTCTACAAGGCCGGCTACAAGTCCGCCTGGCACTGGTGCGAGAAGGAAGCCGAATGCCATGGCCTGGAAGGCGTGGCGGTGTTCGAGCACTACATGAAGCGCCTGAGCCAGCGCGGCTGGGGCCTGTTCGAGATCCAGGACATCGACCTGGATAAAGGCACCTGCAGCGTCAAGCTCAAGCACTCCGCGTTCGTGTACGTCTATGGCAAGTGCGGCCGCAAGGTCGACTACATGTTCACCGGCTGGTTCGCCGGCGCCATGGACCAGATTCTCGCTGCCCGTGGCAGCAAGATCCGCACCGTGGCCGAACAGGTCTACGGCGGGTCGGAAGAAGGCCACGAAGATGGCCTGTTCGTCACAAAGCCGTTGTAA
- a CDS encoding dipeptidase: protein MSPAELHADSIVIDGLIIAKWNRELFEDMRKGGLTAANCTVSVWEGFKATVDNIAASQKLIRENSDLVMPVRTTADIRKAKELGKTGILFGFQNAHAFEDQIAYVDVFKQLGVGIVQMCYNTQNLVGTGCYERDGGLSGFGREIVAEMNRVGIMCDLSHVGSKTSEEVILESKKPVCYSHCLPSGLKEHPRNKSDEELKFIADHGGFVGVTMFAPFLAKGIDSTIDDYAEAIEYTMNIVGEDAIGIGTDFTQGHGQDFFEYLTHDKGYARRLTNFGKIINPLGIRTVGEFPNLTETLLKRGHSERVVRKIMGENWVNVLKDVWGE, encoded by the coding sequence ATGAGCCCAGCCGAACTTCACGCCGACAGCATCGTCATCGACGGCCTGATCATTGCCAAATGGAACCGCGAGCTGTTCGAGGACATGCGCAAAGGCGGGCTGACTGCGGCCAACTGCACGGTGTCGGTCTGGGAAGGCTTCAAGGCCACTGTCGACAACATCGCCGCCAGCCAGAAGCTGATCCGCGAAAACAGCGACCTGGTGATGCCGGTGCGCACCACCGCCGACATCCGCAAGGCCAAGGAACTGGGCAAGACCGGCATCCTCTTCGGCTTCCAGAACGCCCACGCGTTTGAAGACCAGATCGCCTACGTCGACGTGTTCAAGCAACTGGGCGTGGGCATCGTGCAGATGTGCTACAACACCCAGAACCTGGTCGGCACCGGTTGCTACGAGCGTGATGGCGGCCTGTCGGGCTTCGGCCGCGAGATCGTCGCCGAAATGAACCGTGTCGGCATCATGTGCGACCTGTCCCACGTCGGCTCCAAGACCTCCGAGGAAGTCATCCTCGAATCGAAGAAGCCGGTCTGCTACTCCCACTGCCTGCCTTCGGGCCTGAAGGAACACCCGCGCAACAAGTCGGACGAAGAGCTGAAGTTCATCGCCGACCACGGCGGCTTCGTCGGCGTGACCATGTTCGCGCCGTTCCTGGCCAAGGGCATCGACTCGACCATCGACGACTACGCCGAAGCCATCGAGTACACCATGAACATCGTCGGTGAAGACGCCATCGGTATCGGTACCGACTTCACCCAGGGCCACGGCCAGGACTTCTTCGAATACCTGACCCACGACAAGGGCTACGCCCGCCGCCTGACCAACTTCGGCAAGATCATCAACCCGCTGGGCATTCGCACTGTCGGCGAATTCCCCAACCTCACCGAGACCTTGCTCAAGCGCGGCCATTCCGAGCGCGTGGTGCGCAAGATCATGGGCGAGAACTGGGTCAACGTCCTCAAGGACGTCTGGGGCGAGTAA
- a CDS encoding lysozyme inhibitor LprI family protein, which produces MKSMAWLVLLAVVSGAHAGEEESTPCDNVESDQQTFACAAFNKQTAERELKSAYDDLIQRIRDQYADEGDKATALVGRMDAAEKLWTQLRDADCKVETYAEKPGSKAFQAAWDTCVAQRSDDRSEYLQSIGQQ; this is translated from the coding sequence ATGAAATCAATGGCATGGCTGGTACTGCTGGCGGTCGTCTCGGGCGCCCACGCCGGGGAGGAAGAAAGCACCCCGTGCGACAACGTCGAAAGCGACCAGCAGACCTTCGCTTGCGCGGCGTTCAACAAGCAGACCGCCGAGCGCGAATTGAAATCGGCGTATGACGACCTGATCCAGCGCATTCGCGACCAGTATGCCGACGAAGGCGACAAAGCTACTGCCTTGGTCGGGCGCATGGACGCCGCCGAGAAACTGTGGACGCAGCTGCGTGATGCCGACTGCAAGGTCGAGACCTATGCCGAAAAGCCAGGCAGCAAAGCGTTCCAGGCAGCCTGGGATACCTGCGTGGCGCAGCGCAGTGATGACCGCTCGGAGTACCTGCAGTCCATCGGCCAGCAATAA